Proteins encoded together in one Ferroglobus placidus DSM 10642 window:
- a CDS encoding IS1 family transposase, with product MELDEAWSFVKKKENEIWIWIALERNSRKIISYAIGDRSVDTFKKLWDGIGDEIKRKAIFYTDRWDAYNLIPYRQRIVRRGGTNHVERLFLTLRNDNPRFARKSIRFSKSSEMLENSFKLWIHYYNLSTL from the coding sequence ATCGAGTTAGATGAAGCTTGGAGTTTTGTTAAGAAAAAGGAAAACGAAATCTGGATTTGGATTGCTTTAGAGAGAAATTCCCGAAAAATAATAAGTTATGCAATAGGAGATCGTTCTGTGGATACTTTCAAGAAATTGTGGGACGGAATTGGCGATGAAATAAAGCGGAAAGCAATTTTCTACACGGATCGCTGGGACGCTTATAATTTGATTCCTTACAGGCAGAGAATCGTAAGAAGAGGAGGAACGAACCACGTTGAAAGGTTATTCTTAACTCTGAGAAATGATAATCCGAGATTCGCAAGAAAATCAATCAGATTCTCAAAATCCTCGGAAATGCTCGAAAATTCTTTTAAATTGTGGATTCATTACTATAATTTATCAACATTATAG
- the yccX gene encoding acylphosphatase produces MKRVRVYVSGVVQGVGFRYFTKKVAKEIGVKGYVMNLSDGRVLVVAEGEEEQIEKLISALKVGPKSAIVKNVEVIEEEYKGEFENFEVRY; encoded by the coding sequence ATGAAGAGAGTCAGAGTTTATGTTAGCGGAGTCGTGCAGGGCGTAGGATTCCGTTATTTCACTAAAAAAGTCGCAAAAGAAATTGGAGTTAAAGGCTACGTGATGAACCTCAGCGACGGAAGAGTTCTCGTTGTTGCTGAGGGGGAAGAGGAGCAGATAGAAAAGTTGATATCTGCTTTGAAAGTAGGACCGAAATCGGCAATAGTTAAAAATGTCGAGGTAATTGAAGAGGAGTACAAAGGAGAGTTCGAGAACTTCGAGGTGAGGTATTAG
- the hisF gene encoding imidazole glycerol phosphate synthase subunit HisF codes for MLAKRIIPCLDVTLDEKGARVVKGVEFVNLRDAGDPVELAKRYDEEGADELVFLDITASAQGRKTMVDVIERTAEEVFIPLTVGGGIKSIEDINEMLSAGADKVSINTAAVKNPEFVRKAAEIFGSQCIVVAIDCRRNFDLSKGKYFVELEDGRKAWYEVVIYGGRKPTGIDAVEWAKKVEELGAGEILLTSMNRDGTKIGYDIPITRKISEEVKIPVIASGGAGKPEHFYEAFTAGKADACLAASIFHYREIEIEELKRYLKERGIPVRI; via the coding sequence GTGCTTGCCAAAAGGATAATACCGTGCTTGGACGTCACGCTCGATGAAAAAGGAGCGAGGGTGGTAAAAGGGGTAGAATTCGTAAATCTTAGAGATGCCGGAGATCCAGTGGAGTTGGCGAAGAGGTACGATGAAGAAGGAGCGGACGAACTCGTCTTTCTTGACATAACCGCTTCAGCCCAGGGAAGGAAGACGATGGTTGACGTTATAGAGAGGACGGCTGAAGAAGTTTTTATTCCCCTCACGGTGGGAGGAGGAATAAAAAGTATTGAGGATATAAACGAAATGCTTTCAGCCGGAGCTGACAAAGTTTCGATAAATACTGCTGCGGTGAAAAATCCCGAGTTTGTGAGAAAAGCGGCGGAAATATTCGGAAGTCAGTGCATAGTTGTTGCGATAGACTGCAGAAGAAATTTCGACCTCAGCAAGGGCAAGTATTTTGTCGAGCTCGAGGACGGAAGGAAAGCTTGGTACGAAGTCGTAATTTACGGAGGAAGAAAGCCTACCGGTATTGATGCGGTGGAGTGGGCTAAAAAGGTGGAAGAGCTCGGAGCGGGAGAAATTTTGCTGACTTCGATGAACAGAGACGGAACGAAAATTGGCTACGACATCCCGATAACGAGAAAGATCAGCGAAGAGGTGAAAATTCCGGTCATAGCTTCTGGAGGAGCTGGAAAGCCCGAGCATTTTTACGAAGCGTTCACAGCTGGAAAAGCCGATGCATGTTTGGCAGCGAGCATTTTCCACTACAGAGAAATTGAGATAGAAGAACTGAAGAGGTATTTGAAAGAAAGAGGTATTCCCGTCAGGATCTGA
- a CDS encoding Rid family detoxifying hydrolase: protein MKFVISENAPKPVGPYSHAVVVENFVFVSGQIPMRKNGEIPEKFEERVEAVIENVRAILNEVGLDLENVVKVTVYLKDLSKFNEFNEVYEKYFKKKPARVVVGVSELPKGVDIEMEVVAFRS from the coding sequence ATGAAGTTCGTTATCTCCGAAAACGCTCCGAAGCCGGTAGGACCTTACAGTCATGCGGTGGTGGTTGAAAACTTTGTGTTCGTCTCTGGACAGATACCAATGAGAAAGAACGGTGAAATTCCAGAAAAGTTTGAAGAGAGAGTCGAAGCCGTTATTGAGAACGTTAGAGCTATCCTAAATGAGGTCGGTCTCGATCTGGAAAACGTTGTTAAAGTTACGGTTTACTTGAAAGACCTGTCGAAGTTTAACGAGTTCAACGAGGTTTACGAAAAATACTTCAAAAAAAAGCCGGCAAGAGTTGTTGTCGGAGTTTCAGAGCTGCCAAAAGGTGTTGACATAGAAATGGAAGTGGTAGCTTTCAGATCCTGA
- a CDS encoding MazG nucleotide pyrophosphohydrolase domain-containing protein encodes MKISEFQKLIKDLYFEKDKKRGLDKTFIWFVEEVGELAEAIRKGENVGEEIADVFAWLVSLANILGVDVEEEVLKKYPYKCVKCNKIPCECEEHVSDS; translated from the coding sequence GTGAAGATATCCGAGTTTCAGAAATTAATAAAAGACCTGTATTTCGAAAAAGATAAGAAGAGGGGGTTAGACAAGACTTTCATCTGGTTCGTTGAAGAAGTTGGGGAACTGGCTGAGGCTATAAGGAAAGGGGAGAACGTTGGAGAGGAAATAGCGGATGTGTTTGCCTGGCTCGTGAGCTTAGCTAATATCCTCGGCGTTGACGTTGAGGAGGAAGTTCTGAAAAAATACCCCTACAAGTGCGTTAAGTGCAACAAAATCCCGTGCGAGTGTGAGGAGCATGTTTCTGATAGTTAG
- a CDS encoding nicotinate phosphoribosyltransferase — MFLIVRDEDIKKGVTTDKYFIWTEKILKEKGKNPLVVAEVTASTWGIFAGLNDALKLLEGMNVDVYAMDEGTLFFPHEPVLTVVGNYLDFARFETALLGFLCHASGVATEAFRTKLAAGDKRVLSFGTRRQHPALAAFIERSAYIGGVDGVSNYAAEKYLGIESVGTMPHALIISFGNQIEAWRAYDEVVEEKVPRTMLIDTYYDEKTEAILAVENVRRVDGVRLDTPSSRRGNIRKIIEEVRWELKIRGREDVRIVLSGGINAKDVYELRDIVDVFGVGTSIAGAPPIDFSLDIVEKEGKFVAKRGKRSGMKQVYRDWETLEDEVKLYKDAAPEGKEPLVKKYMEKGKIVRECNMEEARKLSLRQMEIIRKLGRVEEFVFG, encoded by the coding sequence ATGTTTCTGATAGTTAGGGATGAGGATATAAAGAAAGGTGTAACGACTGACAAGTACTTCATATGGACGGAAAAAATCCTGAAAGAGAAGGGCAAAAATCCTCTTGTTGTCGCTGAAGTTACAGCCTCGACTTGGGGGATTTTTGCCGGGCTAAACGATGCCCTGAAACTGCTGGAAGGAATGAACGTGGACGTTTATGCGATGGACGAGGGAACGCTTTTCTTCCCCCACGAACCCGTTTTGACGGTCGTAGGGAACTACTTGGACTTTGCGAGGTTCGAAACAGCTTTACTCGGATTTCTCTGCCACGCTTCCGGAGTGGCTACAGAAGCCTTCAGAACCAAGCTTGCCGCCGGAGATAAGAGAGTTCTATCATTCGGAACGAGAAGACAGCATCCTGCTTTGGCTGCTTTCATAGAGAGGTCCGCTTACATCGGAGGAGTCGATGGGGTGAGCAATTACGCAGCAGAAAAGTATCTCGGAATAGAGAGCGTGGGAACGATGCCTCACGCTTTGATAATCTCCTTTGGAAATCAAATCGAAGCTTGGAGGGCTTACGATGAAGTCGTTGAAGAGAAAGTTCCGAGGACGATGCTGATAGACACGTATTACGATGAAAAAACCGAAGCGATCTTAGCTGTTGAGAACGTGAGGAGAGTTGATGGTGTAAGGCTCGACACTCCGAGCAGCAGAAGGGGCAACATAAGGAAGATTATCGAAGAAGTCAGATGGGAGCTGAAAATAAGGGGTAGGGAGGACGTGAGAATTGTTCTCAGCGGAGGAATTAACGCTAAAGATGTTTACGAGCTGAGGGACATCGTCGACGTTTTTGGAGTTGGGACGTCGATAGCTGGGGCTCCGCCGATAGACTTCAGCCTCGACATAGTTGAAAAGGAAGGAAAGTTTGTAGCCAAGAGGGGGAAGAGAAGCGGAATGAAGCAGGTTTACAGAGACTGGGAGACGCTTGAGGATGAGGTTAAACTGTACAAAGACGCTGCTCCAGAAGGAAAGGAACCGCTCGTTAAAAAGTACATGGAAAAGGGGAAGATAGTAAGGGAATGTAACATGGAAGAAGCGAGAAAGTTGAGCTTGAGGCAAATGGAAATTATAAGGAAGCTCGGGAGAGTTGAGGAGTTCGTTTTCGGTTAG
- the scpB gene encoding SMC-Scp complex subunit ScpB, producing MKEAIEAILFSSPEPVSAEKIAKIIGAERKVVEEEIERLIEEYKSRETALEIIKLGKKYLMRVKPEFSKYVEEYIERDLPKGVLRTLAVIALRQPIKLSELAKVRGNKCYEHVKKLKELGFVNVERKGKNTILTTTKLFADYFGLKSADPEEIRKTLSKYAKKDVKLEDFL from the coding sequence ATGAAGGAGGCAATTGAAGCCATCCTTTTTTCGTCTCCGGAGCCAGTATCTGCTGAAAAGATAGCAAAAATAATAGGAGCTGAGAGAAAAGTTGTAGAAGAGGAAATTGAAAGGCTGATTGAAGAATACAAAAGCAGAGAGACCGCATTAGAGATAATAAAGCTCGGAAAAAAATACTTGATGAGGGTAAAGCCCGAATTTTCGAAGTACGTTGAAGAATATATAGAGAGGGACTTGCCGAAAGGCGTTTTGAGAACTCTTGCGGTAATAGCGTTAAGACAGCCGATTAAGCTGTCGGAGCTTGCTAAAGTAAGGGGAAACAAGTGCTACGAGCACGTGAAAAAACTGAAGGAGTTGGGGTTCGTGAACGTTGAGAGGAAAGGAAAAAACACGATTTTAACAACCACAAAACTTTTCGCAGACTACTTCGGATTGAAGTCGGCAGATCCGGAAGAGATAAGAAAAACTCTCAGCAAATACGCTAAAAAAGATGTAAAACTGGAGGACTTTTTGTAA
- a CDS encoding segregation/condensation protein A, with protein sequence MAKKGEIDPWNVDVVEVADKFLEELERARKLDLRISGRVLLYAAILVRMKSEILANELLRVEEEEEVEEEDFEDYYAPDYRELDFEDYLVEDIEDEVIKSLVATGSRKKRLRRYTTLKDLIEELKKAEEKRRKKRKVKRERVVKEDPLETPHEENVEEWIREVEKVVFEFAKKAEIIPFSQICGSDIVKSYISILHLAFRKKIEIWQEKILETEVFLRWIDEGGN encoded by the coding sequence ATGGCTAAAAAGGGGGAAATTGATCCTTGGAACGTTGACGTTGTGGAGGTAGCTGACAAGTTTTTGGAAGAGCTTGAAAGAGCAAGGAAGCTCGATTTACGAATTTCAGGAAGGGTTTTGCTCTACGCAGCCATACTGGTTAGAATGAAGTCGGAAATACTCGCGAACGAACTCCTCAGGGTTGAAGAGGAGGAAGAGGTGGAAGAAGAGGACTTCGAAGATTACTACGCTCCGGATTATCGAGAACTCGATTTTGAGGATTATTTGGTTGAAGATATAGAGGACGAGGTAATCAAGTCGCTCGTCGCAACGGGAAGCAGAAAAAAGAGGCTGAGAAGATACACGACGTTAAAAGATTTAATAGAAGAGTTGAAGAAAGCTGAAGAAAAGAGAAGGAAGAAGAGAAAGGTTAAAAGGGAGAGAGTCGTTAAAGAAGACCCTCTCGAAACTCCTCACGAAGAGAACGTGGAGGAGTGGATAAGAGAGGTCGAAAAAGTAGTATTCGAGTTCGCTAAAAAAGCTGAAATAATTCCCTTTTCGCAAATTTGCGGGAGCGATATCGTGAAGAGTTACATATCAATTCTTCATCTGGCTTTCAGAAAGAAAATAGAAATCTGGCAGGAGAAAATTCTCGAAACGGAGGTTTTTTTGAGGTGGATCGATGAAGGAGGCAATTGA
- the smc gene encoding chromosome segregation protein SMC: MHIEKIELKNFKSFSRKTEIPFVKGFNVISGPNGSGKSNIIDAILFCLGLSSSTKVLRAEKLTDLISLNSNGKEAEVSITFRSENEGENGKVEVKRRIKVTESGYYSYYYINSKPCSLADVKKFLEKAGVYEDTPNVIMQGDVTRIVEMSPYQRRKVIDDIAGISEFDEKKEKALQELEVVRENIEKISAVLAEVEQHLKTLEKDREEALRYKSLLERKEELEREILAHKRLEVLKKLERVTKEIIESEREIDELHEEFAKIKAEVEKLNEEFEEIVREISSRMDERYKELQKRISEAKAEIEKIFEEKEFYGSQIHELESKKIKVLSEVSKLKDEIDEILKELEKLSLQRMSVEEEKEEIESRINLLKIKITQADEKYGKLRDEFLRKREELEKLKSKLNEVIRERDVILESLRKLDMFSAELSAEKEAAEKEIEALKRDVEREERELEILKKQLSSELKSRNEIDKRIFSIRRELADLEEKIKEKEIELTKIRTEISSREAFFGKAVELILEAKEKRALPGVYGTVSQLGEVDQEFALALEVAAGNALSFIVVENEDDAVRAIKYLKEIKGGRATFLPLNKIRKNFGKIELDKKVLKEKGVIDYAVNLIKCDEKFRPIFNFVYRDTLVVDNLDNAKRLMDGRRIVTLDGDLIEKSGAMTGGSAEKLKSGILMVKELLKREKEILEEITVLNSKKSILNGELRKAEDAWKDAQKKIEELEEKIKEVQNVISTKKGKFEGLISRISEIERKLKEKEDEKKELKIKLSEKNEEIKRFEEEISKISSEMEKIEKQLRGSEVPKLTEELEKLKSEYEVRAETLRRIETQAEKLTFVLSEKNNSVKEKEEEIKEIERRVEEIRRKLEEKEKRKIELEKLLKSYEEEVSKLEEEAKDLRAKRDEIFERMRKREAEKKEIEYRIVALTEKLKARKEVEEKLKAELATYPEVEPKMKKEDAIEQLERVEKELANFGEVNMKAIQEYEEVKKRRDDLFERKLTLEREREEILERIEKYEKMKRETFFETFDRINEYFKEIIAELTEGWGELYLDDPEDPFNSGLHMRVKPRNKPIQKLESMSGGEKSLVALAFILAIQRYKPAPFYAFDEVDMFLDGVNVKRVAKMIKRMSKNAQFIVVSLRKPMIEEADAIIGVTLGRDNSSVVTGIKLSKTQ, translated from the coding sequence ATGCACATCGAAAAAATCGAGCTAAAAAACTTCAAATCTTTTTCTCGAAAAACCGAAATTCCCTTTGTCAAGGGATTTAACGTTATAAGCGGACCAAATGGAAGCGGAAAGTCCAATATCATAGACGCTATCCTCTTCTGCCTCGGCTTGTCTTCTTCCACAAAAGTTCTCAGAGCGGAAAAGCTGACAGACTTAATAAGCCTGAATTCAAACGGAAAGGAGGCGGAGGTCAGCATAACATTCAGAAGCGAGAACGAAGGAGAAAACGGCAAAGTTGAAGTGAAAAGGAGAATTAAAGTTACCGAAAGCGGATACTACAGCTACTACTACATAAACTCAAAACCCTGCTCGCTAGCGGACGTGAAAAAGTTCCTCGAAAAAGCGGGGGTTTACGAGGATACGCCAAACGTAATAATGCAAGGCGATGTGACGAGAATTGTCGAAATGAGCCCGTACCAGAGGAGGAAGGTCATAGACGACATAGCCGGAATTTCAGAGTTCGACGAGAAAAAGGAGAAAGCTCTGCAAGAACTCGAGGTCGTCAGGGAGAACATCGAAAAAATTTCGGCAGTTCTGGCAGAGGTCGAACAGCACTTAAAAACCCTCGAAAAGGATAGAGAAGAAGCTTTGCGGTACAAAAGCCTTCTTGAAAGGAAAGAAGAACTCGAAAGAGAGATTCTCGCTCACAAAAGATTGGAAGTTTTGAAGAAGCTTGAAAGAGTTACGAAGGAGATAATCGAGAGCGAAAGAGAAATAGACGAGCTTCACGAAGAATTCGCGAAGATAAAAGCGGAGGTGGAAAAACTAAACGAGGAATTCGAAGAAATAGTGAGAGAAATTTCGTCGAGGATGGACGAAAGATACAAGGAGCTTCAAAAGAGAATTTCAGAGGCAAAAGCTGAAATCGAGAAAATTTTCGAAGAAAAGGAGTTTTACGGCTCTCAAATTCACGAGCTCGAAAGTAAAAAAATAAAAGTTCTTTCGGAAGTATCCAAACTCAAAGATGAAATCGATGAAATTCTCAAAGAGCTCGAGAAGCTCTCTCTTCAGAGAATGAGCGTTGAAGAGGAAAAAGAGGAGATCGAAAGCAGAATCAACTTGTTAAAAATAAAAATTACTCAAGCGGACGAGAAGTACGGAAAGCTGAGGGACGAGTTTTTAAGAAAGAGAGAAGAGCTTGAGAAGTTAAAAAGTAAGCTAAACGAGGTAATTAGGGAAAGAGACGTCATTCTCGAAAGTTTGAGAAAGCTTGACATGTTTTCAGCCGAGCTTTCAGCTGAGAAGGAAGCTGCCGAAAAAGAGATCGAAGCTCTTAAAAGGGATGTTGAAAGAGAAGAAAGAGAACTGGAAATTTTAAAAAAGCAGCTTTCTTCAGAGTTAAAGAGCAGAAACGAGATCGACAAGAGGATTTTCTCCATAAGAAGGGAGCTCGCCGACTTGGAGGAAAAGATAAAGGAAAAGGAAATAGAGCTGACGAAAATTAGAACGGAAATAAGCTCAAGGGAGGCTTTCTTCGGAAAAGCTGTGGAGTTAATTTTAGAAGCGAAAGAGAAAAGAGCTCTTCCGGGAGTTTATGGAACGGTCTCTCAACTCGGAGAAGTAGATCAGGAGTTTGCGTTAGCCCTCGAAGTTGCTGCCGGAAACGCTCTTAGCTTTATAGTCGTTGAAAATGAGGATGATGCTGTTAGGGCGATAAAATACTTAAAAGAGATAAAAGGTGGCAGAGCAACTTTTCTTCCTCTAAACAAGATTAGGAAAAACTTCGGAAAAATAGAACTCGACAAAAAGGTTCTAAAAGAAAAAGGCGTGATAGACTATGCTGTGAACCTGATCAAATGCGACGAGAAATTCAGACCGATTTTCAACTTCGTCTACAGAGATACGCTCGTTGTCGACAACCTCGATAACGCTAAGAGGCTAATGGACGGGAGAAGAATCGTTACTCTCGACGGCGATTTAATAGAAAAAAGCGGCGCAATGACCGGTGGAAGCGCAGAAAAACTCAAATCAGGAATTTTAATGGTCAAGGAGCTTTTAAAAAGGGAAAAAGAAATCCTCGAGGAAATAACGGTACTGAATTCCAAAAAATCGATACTTAACGGCGAGTTGAGGAAAGCGGAGGATGCTTGGAAAGACGCGCAGAAGAAGATTGAAGAACTTGAGGAGAAAATAAAGGAGGTTCAAAACGTCATTTCGACAAAGAAAGGAAAATTCGAAGGTTTGATCTCAAGAATTTCCGAAATCGAGAGGAAACTGAAGGAAAAAGAGGACGAAAAGAAGGAACTGAAGATCAAGCTATCGGAGAAGAACGAGGAAATCAAAAGATTCGAAGAGGAAATTTCGAAGATTTCGTCGGAGATGGAAAAAATAGAAAAGCAGCTAAGAGGCAGCGAAGTTCCGAAACTCACGGAGGAGCTGGAAAAGCTGAAAAGCGAGTACGAAGTACGAGCTGAAACGCTGAGAAGGATAGAAACTCAAGCCGAAAAGCTAACATTCGTGCTAAGCGAGAAGAACAATTCAGTAAAGGAAAAAGAAGAAGAAATCAAAGAGATCGAAAGGCGGGTAGAAGAGATAAGAAGGAAATTGGAAGAAAAGGAGAAAAGAAAGATCGAACTCGAAAAGCTGCTCAAAAGCTACGAGGAGGAAGTTTCCAAGCTTGAAGAGGAGGCTAAAGACCTAAGAGCGAAGAGAGACGAAATCTTCGAAAGGATGAGAAAAAGGGAGGCTGAGAAGAAGGAGATCGAATACAGAATCGTGGCTTTGACGGAAAAGCTAAAAGCGAGAAAGGAAGTTGAGGAGAAACTTAAAGCCGAACTTGCCACCTATCCGGAAGTAGAGCCAAAGATGAAGAAAGAGGATGCTATCGAACAGCTTGAAAGGGTTGAAAAGGAGCTTGCGAACTTCGGAGAGGTGAACATGAAAGCGATTCAGGAGTACGAAGAGGTGAAGAAGAGGAGGGACGACTTATTCGAGAGGAAACTTACCCTCGAAAGGGAGAGGGAGGAGATTCTCGAAAGAATAGAGAAGTACGAGAAAATGAAGAGAGAAACTTTCTTCGAAACTTTCGATAGAATAAACGAGTACTTCAAAGAGATCATCGCCGAGCTAACGGAAGGCTGGGGGGAGCTGTATTTGGACGATCCCGAAGATCCCTTCAACAGCGGGTTGCATATGAGAGTAAAGCCGAGAAATAAGCCGATTCAAAAACTTGAGTCGATGAGCGGAGGAGAGAAAAGTTTGGTTGCCTTAGCTTTTATTCTTGCAATTCAACGCTACAAACCAGCTCCTTTCTACGCTTTCGACGAGGTGGACATGTTTCTCGACGGAGTGAACGTGAAGAGAGTCGCGAAGATGATAAAGAGGATGTCTAAAAACGCTCAGTTCATAGTTGTTTCGCTGAGAAAGCCGATGATCGAAGAGGCGGATGCTATAATTGGCGTTACCTTAGGGAGGGATAACTCATCGGTGGTAACTGGAATCAAACTCTCGAAGACCCAGTAG
- the aspS gene encoding aspartate--tRNA(Asn) ligase, producing the protein MRKFTSEISEEDFGKKVTLYGWIHEVRDLGGLVFVVLRDREGFAQITLPKKKVKQEVFERAKNVRRESVVKVVGEVKKEERAPNGFEIIPEEFEVLNEADAPLPLDVTEKVPAELDTRLDHRFLDLRKHRVFAIFRVRSEVLNATREFFHERGFIEVNTPKIVSTATEGGTELFPITYFEREAFLNQSPQLYKQTLMAAGFDRVFEIGPIFRAEEHNTVRHLNEATSIDIEVSFTDHNGVMKYLEELIVYIHERVVENCEKYLNWLNVKLEVPEKPFERITYDEALEIVSRKEEIPWGEDFSTPALKVLAEHMQGYYFITDWPTESKPFYAMPYENRKEICKSFDLMKGWLELASGAQRIHKYDLLVERIKAQGLDPESFGFYLEAFRYGMPPHAGWGLGVERLLMAMLDLKNIREAVLFPRDRQRLVP; encoded by the coding sequence ATGAGGAAGTTCACCTCAGAAATAAGCGAAGAGGATTTCGGAAAGAAGGTTACTTTGTACGGATGGATTCACGAGGTAAGAGACCTCGGAGGGCTCGTTTTCGTAGTTTTAAGGGACAGGGAGGGATTCGCTCAGATTACGCTGCCGAAGAAAAAAGTTAAGCAAGAAGTTTTCGAGAGGGCGAAGAATGTTAGAAGGGAGAGCGTAGTGAAAGTTGTAGGAGAGGTTAAGAAAGAGGAGAGAGCACCAAACGGTTTTGAGATAATTCCCGAGGAATTCGAGGTTTTAAACGAAGCCGACGCACCTCTTCCCCTCGACGTGACTGAGAAGGTTCCGGCTGAGCTCGACACGAGGCTCGACCACAGGTTTTTGGATTTGAGAAAGCACAGAGTTTTCGCGATATTCAGGGTGAGGAGCGAGGTTTTAAATGCTACGAGGGAGTTCTTTCACGAAAGAGGTTTCATAGAAGTTAACACGCCGAAAATAGTTTCTACAGCTACCGAAGGTGGAACCGAGCTGTTCCCGATTACGTATTTTGAGAGAGAAGCGTTCCTCAACCAGAGTCCTCAACTTTACAAACAAACTCTAATGGCTGCTGGCTTCGACAGGGTTTTCGAGATAGGACCAATATTCAGAGCGGAAGAGCACAATACGGTGAGACACCTCAACGAGGCTACTTCGATAGATATAGAGGTTAGTTTCACCGACCACAACGGTGTGATGAAGTATTTGGAGGAGTTGATAGTTTACATTCACGAGAGAGTCGTTGAGAACTGCGAGAAGTATTTGAATTGGTTAAACGTTAAGTTAGAAGTTCCAGAAAAGCCCTTTGAAAGGATAACCTACGACGAAGCCCTTGAAATCGTTTCGAGGAAAGAAGAGATTCCGTGGGGGGAGGACTTCTCAACTCCAGCGTTAAAAGTTCTCGCGGAGCACATGCAGGGATACTACTTCATAACCGACTGGCCAACGGAAAGCAAACCCTTCTACGCGATGCCCTACGAGAACAGAAAAGAAATCTGCAAGAGCTTCGACCTTATGAAAGGGTGGTTGGAGCTGGCGAGCGGAGCTCAGAGAATTCACAAGTACGATCTGCTCGTAGAAAGGATAAAAGCTCAGGGATTAGATCCAGAAAGCTTCGGCTTTTACTTAGAAGCTTTCCGTTACGGAATGCCGCCTCATGCTGGCTGGGGGCTTGGCGTGGAAAGATTGCTGATGGCTATGCTCGATTTAAAGAACATAAGAGAGGCTGTTCTCTTTCCGAGAGACAGACAAAGGCTCGTTCCTTAA
- the hisD gene encoding histidinol dehydrogenase, with the protein MLEKVLDEVKQIIEKVKKEGDKALYELTEKFDKVKLDYIKVPKEKIDEAYERVSDDIIDALEIAKENIERFHLATAPESIRVDYGDAILGKIYVPIEKAGLYVPGGRASYPSTALMTAIPARIAGVDKIVACTPPAKDGVNPLTLVALDLAGVDEIYAVGGAQAIAAMAYGTESVEKVDKIVGPGNIYVTAAKLLVQKDVAIDMPAGPSEILIIADETANSDFIAYDCAAQLEHDPLAKAILVTTSEEIAEKVKRKVSELVSQGEFKAILVKNLDEAFEIANKIAPEHLSIFTKNALKMLGKVRNAGSVFLGEYSPVAAGDYASGTNHVLPTGGYARVYSGLSTETFMKHVTYQMLSKEWLEKYGEVIIKIAKAEGLPLHAKSVEERLK; encoded by the coding sequence ATGCTTGAGAAAGTTCTCGATGAGGTAAAGCAGATAATTGAAAAGGTTAAGAAAGAAGGAGACAAGGCACTTTACGAACTGACCGAGAAGTTCGACAAGGTAAAACTCGATTACATTAAGGTTCCCAAGGAAAAGATAGACGAAGCCTACGAAAGAGTCAGCGACGATATAATTGATGCTCTCGAAATTGCGAAGGAGAACATCGAGAGATTTCACTTAGCAACAGCTCCGGAGAGCATAAGAGTAGACTACGGAGATGCTATTCTCGGAAAAATTTACGTTCCGATTGAGAAAGCAGGATTGTACGTTCCGGGAGGAAGAGCGAGCTACCCTTCAACTGCTTTGATGACCGCAATTCCGGCAAGAATTGCCGGAGTCGATAAAATTGTAGCATGCACCCCTCCAGCGAAAGACGGAGTTAATCCTTTAACTCTCGTAGCGTTAGACTTGGCTGGCGTCGATGAAATTTACGCAGTTGGAGGAGCTCAGGCAATAGCTGCGATGGCTTACGGAACTGAAAGTGTTGAGAAAGTTGACAAGATCGTCGGTCCGGGAAACATCTACGTTACGGCTGCAAAACTCCTCGTGCAGAAGGACGTTGCGATAGACATGCCGGCCGGACCTTCGGAAATTCTGATTATAGCCGACGAAACGGCAAATTCCGACTTTATCGCCTACGACTGTGCAGCACAGCTCGAGCACGATCCTTTAGCTAAAGCCATCCTCGTTACGACTTCCGAGGAAATTGCCGAGAAAGTTAAAAGGAAAGTTTCTGAACTCGTTTCTCAGGGAGAATTTAAAGCGATTCTCGTGAAAAACCTCGACGAGGCTTTTGAAATCGCAAACAAAATCGCTCCGGAACACTTGAGCATATTCACAAAAAACGCCCTCAAAATGCTCGGAAAGGTTAGGAATGCTGGAAGCGTATTTCTCGGGGAGTATTCTCCGGTTGCCGCCGGAGATTACGCGAGCGGAACGAATCACGTCCTTCCCACCGGAGGATACGCGAGAGTTTACTCCGGATTGAGCACTGAAACTTTTATGAAGCACGTAACGTATCAGATGCTCTCGAAGGAGTGGCTTGAAAAGTACGGAGAGGTCATTATTAAAATTGCGAAAGCAGAAGGTTTGCCTCTTCACGCAAAATCTGTGGAGGAGAGGTTGAAATGA